In Cercospora beticola chromosome 3, complete sequence, the following proteins share a genomic window:
- the RRI1 gene encoding COP9 signalosome catalytic subunit rri1 (MEROPS:MER0122119~BUSCO:EOG09263RDD), which translates to MDSTAAAFDTANTVKLIDPTRDALYNYDSAEQKKINEARPWRSDPHHFKHVRISSMALVKMVMHARSGGDIEVMGLMLGYVEHETFIVTDAMRLPVEGTETRVNAGDEANEYIVNFLEKSRAAGQQENSVGWYHSHPGYGCWLSGIDVTTQFNYQTYTDPFLAVVIDPHRTISSGKVEIGAFRTYPEGYKPEGQASSAEGMAAVPMAKAQDFGAHANRYYPLEVTHFKSTLDNKLLEALWNKYWVQTLSSTPLETNHDYVTNQIADLAAKTKQMHGGTKTFNASLAPSKKGKGDEQMAKLVKAAEKIASEEKMGLMASVVKEGFFADNAVQVAEAAEVVEGGADTKMEE; encoded by the exons ATGGAcagcaccgccgccgcctttg ACACGGCCAATACTGTCAAGCTCATCGATCCCACCCGCGACGCCCTCTACAATTACGACTCggccgagcagaagaagatcaatGAAGCGAGGCCATGGCGTTCAGACCCGCATCACTTCAAACATGTGCGCATATCGTCAATGGCCCTGGTGAAGATGGTCATGCATGCACGATCAGGAGGCGACATTGAGGTCATGGGCCTGATGCTGGGCTATGTCGAGCACGAGACGTTCATCGTCACAGATGCGATGCGCCTGCCTGTAGAAGGGACAGAAACGCGGGTCAACGCGGGTGATGAGGCAAACGAGTACATTGTCAATTTCCTTGAGAAGTCGCGCGCGGCAGGGCAACAGGAGAACTCCGTGGGATGGTACCACAGCCATCCTGGGTACGGCTGCTGGCTTTCTGGTATCGACGTGACGACTCAATTCAACTACCAGACCTATACCGATCCATTCCTGGCAGTCGTCATCGATCCGCACCGGACGATCAGCTCGGGCAAGGTGGAGATCGGAGCTTTTCGAACATATCCGGAGGGCTACAAGCCGGAAGGTCAGGCGTCTTCTGCTGAGGGCATGGCTGCCGTACCCATGGCAAAAGCGCAGGATTTTGGCGCTCACGCAAACAGATACTATCCACTCGAGGTGACACACTTCAAGTCGACTCTCGACAATAAGCTGCTTGAGGCACTTTGGAACAAGTATTGGGTGCAGACCCTCTCATCGACACCTCTGGAGACCAACCACGACTATGTTACTAACCAGATCGCGGATTTGGCTGCAAAGACCAAGCAGATGCACGGAGGCACAAAGACATTCAACGCCTCCCTCGCGCCGTCTAAGAAGGGCAAGGGGGATGAGCAGATGGCAAAGTTGGTCAAGGCAGCTGAGAAGATTGCCAGTGAGGAGAAGATGGGCCTCATGGCTTCCGTTGTCAAGGAGGGTTTCTTTGCGGACAACGCGGTCCAGGTTGCTGAAGCCGCGGAAGTCGTCGAAGGTGGCGCAGATACCAAGATGGAAGAGTAG